One genomic segment of Vibrio nitrifigilis includes these proteins:
- a CDS encoding M24 family metallopeptidase, producing the protein MNIEQYRRVQAIAKEVHNELRDFISPYSTESSISKSAMDLLKEKGVTDTWYHNVPAFVILGSRSCLSISGRDYLPSREFVGEYNLITVDLSPMIGDVWGDCARSYYVEDGVCSLNPISKEFSDGHDVQRFLHKKMKEFLTPDTKFSELYEFGNNLIQESGFKNLDFLGNLGHSIEVEPSKRRFIDKDCSQEIGCVKFFTFEPHIKLIGGKWGFKHENIYYFDENGAPCEL; encoded by the coding sequence ATGAATATTGAGCAGTATAGAAGGGTTCAAGCAATTGCGAAGGAGGTTCATAATGAGCTTAGAGATTTTATAAGCCCTTATTCGACGGAATCTTCAATATCAAAGTCGGCCATGGATCTTCTTAAAGAAAAGGGGGTTACCGATACTTGGTATCATAACGTGCCTGCTTTTGTGATCCTTGGTTCGAGAAGCTGTCTTTCTATATCAGGAAGAGATTATCTCCCATCTAGAGAGTTCGTAGGGGAGTACAATTTGATCACCGTTGATTTAAGCCCGATGATAGGTGATGTCTGGGGTGATTGCGCTCGTTCGTATTATGTCGAGGACGGTGTTTGCTCACTAAATCCAATCTCAAAAGAGTTTAGCGATGGTCATGACGTCCAGCGGTTCTTGCATAAAAAAATGAAAGAATTTTTAACACCTGACACAAAATTTTCAGAGTTATATGAATTTGGGAACAATCTAATTCAAGAGAGCGGCTTCAAGAATTTGGACTTTTTAGGTAATTTAGGTCATAGCATTGAAGTCGAACCGTCAAAAAGGCGTTTTATCGATAAAGACTGTTCCCAGGAAATTGGGTGTGTAAAGTTCTTTACATTTGAGCCGCATATTAAGCTGATCGGCGGCAAGTGGGGCTTTAAACACGAAAATATCTATTATTTTGACGAAAATGGGGCGCCATGCGAGCTCTAA
- a CDS encoding cell wall assembly protein — translation MSIEKYKDFLQSIERLASDYPSIYEGDNLISLSLYFWSWDEIVDGIGKREEWDISDNLIPFYGDWHDLFCIKIDDGSIISINDARGINFQWDDTASFKSSFSSKEIETPESTGIVSGQLDF, via the coding sequence ATGAGCATCGAGAAATATAAAGATTTCTTGCAATCTATTGAAAGGTTAGCTTCAGATTACCCATCTATATATGAAGGAGATAATTTGATTTCATTATCTCTTTATTTTTGGAGCTGGGATGAAATTGTAGATGGAATAGGGAAAAGAGAAGAATGGGATATATCAGATAATCTCATCCCATTTTATGGTGATTGGCATGATTTATTCTGCATAAAAATTGATGATGGTAGCATTATTTCTATAAATGATGCTCGAGGGATTAATTTTCAATGGGATGATACCGCTAGTTTCAAATCTAGCTTTTCATCAAAAGAAATTGAGACACCGGAGAGTACAGGTATAGTAAGTGGCCAACTGGATTTCTAG
- a CDS encoding ISAs1 family transposase: protein MTNLANPFMHFSALTDYRQTGKVTHKLSDIILLTVCGVLSGQDTWEGIVDFGEMRRDFLNHYGDFSAGIPSADTVARVVGLLNPKEFQSAFIDWMKDCHDLTKGEVVAVDGKTARGSYNKAKGNQAIHMVNVFATANGVCLAQSKVNEKTNEITEIPKLLEMLDIAGCLITIDAMGCQRKIAQKIVDKSADYLLAVKGNQGSLEQAFNDYYKPSMLMKFDGDSYSSQDKSHGRSETRCALVNEDLSVLGDLEYEWPELKSMGIMVNVRQESEHASEKEVSVRYYISSKKLSAEELHNASKSHWLVESMHWQLDVGFREDKCRIRVDDRAEELSRIRQACFNLLKQETSAKGGIQRKRMRCAMDENYLSKVLGSLE, encoded by the coding sequence ATGACCAATTTAGCGAACCCATTTATGCATTTTTCAGCCTTAACCGATTACCGACAAACAGGCAAAGTTACGCACAAATTATCAGACATTATTTTGCTGACGGTTTGTGGTGTTTTATCGGGACAAGATACATGGGAAGGCATTGTTGATTTTGGTGAAATGAGACGAGATTTTCTCAATCATTATGGCGATTTTTCAGCGGGTATTCCGTCTGCCGATACCGTGGCAAGAGTGGTGGGTTTACTCAATCCGAAAGAGTTCCAATCGGCCTTTATTGATTGGATGAAAGACTGTCATGATCTCACGAAAGGCGAAGTTGTCGCGGTGGATGGAAAGACGGCGAGAGGGTCTTACAATAAAGCCAAAGGTAATCAAGCGATCCATATGGTTAACGTGTTTGCGACAGCGAATGGTGTTTGCTTGGCGCAATCCAAAGTGAACGAGAAAACCAACGAGATCACAGAGATACCTAAGCTACTGGAAATGTTAGATATTGCTGGTTGTTTAATCACGATCGATGCGATGGGTTGCCAACGAAAAATAGCCCAGAAAATCGTGGATAAAAGTGCAGATTACTTGCTGGCAGTGAAGGGAAATCAAGGCAGTTTAGAGCAGGCATTTAACGACTACTACAAGCCTTCGATGTTGATGAAGTTTGATGGCGATAGCTACTCAAGTCAGGACAAAAGTCATGGTCGATCAGAGACTCGATGTGCACTGGTGAATGAAGACTTGAGTGTGTTAGGTGACCTTGAGTACGAATGGCCGGAATTGAAAAGCATGGGCATCATGGTGAATGTGAGACAAGAAAGCGAGCACGCTTCAGAGAAAGAGGTGTCAGTTCGCTACTACATCAGCTCAAAAAAATTGAGTGCAGAAGAACTGCATAATGCGAGCAAAAGTCATTGGTTAGTGGAGTCAATGCACTGGCAATTAGACGTGGGTTTTAGAGAAGATAAATGCCGCATCAGAGTAGATGATCGAGCCGAGGAATTATCGAGGATCCGTCAAGCTTGTTTTAACTTATTGAAGCAAGAAACGAGTGCGAAAGGTGGTATCCAGCGTAAGAGAATGCGTTGCGCGATGGATGAAAACTATCTAAGTAAGGTTCTCGGAAGCCTTGAATGA
- a CDS encoding DUF6980 family protein, whose protein sequence is MLAQWLGAAVLGVMFLEEIMNHCCDQMKYASTLDCDQHQDEFSCPDVLILYLEKFDEYGIIIRDGGCSFSMINYCPWCGVNLPESKRDLWFDTLEKLGFDDPTEQDIPEEFNTGKWYQT, encoded by the coding sequence TTGCTGGCACAATGGCTAGGTGCTGCTGTGCTAGGCGTTATGTTTTTGGAGGAAATCATGAATCACTGTTGTGATCAAATGAAGTATGCATCGACTTTAGACTGCGACCAACATCAAGATGAGTTTTCATGTCCCGACGTTCTAATACTATATTTAGAAAAATTTGATGAGTACGGAATTATAATCCGGGATGGTGGTTGTAGCTTTTCAATGATTAATTACTGTCCTTGGTGTGGGGTTAATTTGCCTGAGTCTAAGCGTGATTTGTGGTTTGATACATTAGAAAAACTAGGGTTTGATGATCCTACTGAACAGGATATTCCTGAAGAGTTCAATACAGGTAAATGGTACCAAACATAA
- a CDS encoding ATP-dependent zinc protease family protein, with product MKQQLKFLVPLLLSGGLMACATPHQDKVPDNQTTSKPADTAAKTTEAVNAPKAETPSKKPTVVTPKVEGKKLSDGKLILGSKEWVHIPSLKDNFDSRIDTGATTSSISAVDIVPFERDGKDWVKFKIEHEGVKSEEVSLPVDRWVRIRQSTNEKGVRRPVVKMWVEIGDLKEQTEFTLADRTHLTFPLLLGRSFFKDVAVVDVSRKYIQGKNIKK from the coding sequence ATGAAACAACAATTGAAGTTCCTGGTTCCGTTATTACTCAGTGGTGGTTTGATGGCTTGTGCAACGCCTCACCAGGATAAGGTGCCTGATAATCAAACAACATCAAAGCCTGCTGATACTGCTGCAAAGACGACAGAAGCGGTTAATGCGCCAAAAGCAGAAACACCGAGTAAAAAGCCCACAGTAGTGACACCAAAAGTGGAAGGTAAAAAGCTGAGTGATGGCAAGTTAATCTTAGGTTCTAAAGAGTGGGTACATATTCCTAGCTTAAAAGATAACTTTGATTCTCGTATCGATACCGGCGCAACCACCTCTTCTATCAGTGCTGTGGACATTGTGCCATTTGAACGTGATGGAAAAGATTGGGTTAAATTTAAGATTGAACACGAAGGTGTGAAGAGTGAAGAGGTCAGCTTACCGGTTGATCGCTGGGTTCGAATTCGTCAATCTACGAATGAGAAAGGTGTGCGTCGCCCAGTGGTAAAAATGTGGGTAGAAATTGGTGACTTGAAAGAACAAACCGAATTCACGCTAGCGGATCGTACACATCTAACGTTCCCATTACTCCTTGGCCGCAGCTTTTTTAAAGATGTCGCCGTCGTTGATGTGAGCCGTAAATACATTCAAGGTAAAAACATCAAGAAGTAA
- a CDS encoding amino acid aminotransferase yields MFSHLPTPTLDTIISLSAAYKKDTRANKVDLGIGVYKNSDGVTPIMRAVQQAQDIVVASQTTKAYVGIAGCEEFNQSMVDLVLKGTSAYERVATIQTPGASGGLRMFADLIHFAQPDTTVWLTNPSYVNHAPIMEAAGLRVKYYAYFNPVTKTVDTEAMLRDLAQAGPNDVVLLHGCCHNPTGADMSLDAWQSVTELAQANGFMPFVDAAYLGFGDSYEQDAAGLRFMADNVDEMMLTVSCSKNFGLYRERTGAAMVIGKNVTEAGNAKGKLQNLARASYTMPPDHGAALVKTVLQDDKLTAIWQQELVEMQQRLLSLRQTLCRELRNTYNTAQFDFIEQHKGMFTVLGLSPQQMTRLREEFAIYGVTDGRINVAGLTESDIPYVAESIMKVC; encoded by the coding sequence ATGTTTTCTCATCTTCCTACTCCCACGCTAGACACCATCATTTCGCTTTCTGCGGCTTACAAAAAAGATACTCGAGCAAATAAAGTTGATCTCGGGATCGGTGTTTATAAAAATAGTGACGGTGTCACTCCAATTATGCGAGCGGTACAGCAGGCGCAAGATATTGTGGTTGCCTCGCAAACGACTAAAGCTTACGTCGGTATTGCAGGTTGTGAAGAGTTCAACCAAAGCATGGTTGATTTGGTGCTAAAAGGTACCTCTGCATACGAACGTGTTGCCACTATTCAAACCCCTGGTGCCAGCGGTGGTTTGCGTATGTTTGCCGATTTAATTCACTTTGCTCAGCCAGATACTACGGTGTGGCTCACAAATCCAAGCTATGTAAATCATGCACCTATCATGGAAGCAGCAGGTTTACGTGTTAAGTACTACGCTTATTTTAATCCGGTAACGAAAACAGTCGACACTGAGGCGATGTTGCGAGATTTGGCGCAAGCGGGGCCGAACGACGTTGTGCTATTACACGGTTGTTGTCATAACCCAACGGGTGCCGACATGAGTTTGGATGCTTGGCAATCGGTAACAGAGCTTGCACAAGCGAATGGATTTATGCCATTTGTTGATGCTGCTTATCTTGGTTTTGGTGATAGTTATGAGCAAGACGCCGCAGGGTTGCGTTTTATGGCCGATAACGTAGATGAGATGATGTTGACCGTATCTTGTTCTAAAAACTTTGGTTTGTATCGCGAGCGTACGGGGGCAGCAATGGTGATTGGTAAAAATGTCACTGAAGCTGGTAATGCAAAAGGGAAACTGCAAAATTTAGCTCGAGCTTCTTATACCATGCCACCCGATCATGGTGCGGCGCTTGTCAAAACTGTGTTACAAGATGACAAACTAACGGCAATTTGGCAGCAAGAGTTGGTTGAAATGCAGCAACGTTTGTTAAGCCTTCGTCAAACATTATGTCGGGAGTTGAGAAATACGTACAATACGGCACAATTTGATTTTATTGAGCAACATAAAGGTATGTTCACCGTGTTAGGTTTGTCACCACAACAAATGACTCGTTTACGTGAAGAGTTCGCGATTTATGGGGTGACCGATGGGCGAATTAATGTCGCTGGTCTGACTGAAAGTGATATACCTTATGTTGCAGAGTCAATCATGAAAGTGTGTTAA
- the nrdG gene encoding anaerobic ribonucleoside-triphosphate reductase-activating protein — translation MNYHKYYPIDVVNGPGTRCTLFVSGCEHQCKGCYNKSTWRLDSGFPFTQELEDHIIENLNDTRIKRRGLSLSGGDPLHPQNLDGILHLVQRVRHECEGKDIWIWTGYELATLTPAQRQVVDLIDVLVDGKYEESLRDPALLWRGSSNQIIHELKS, via the coding sequence ATGAATTACCACAAATATTATCCGATTGATGTGGTGAACGGTCCGGGAACACGCTGTACTCTGTTTGTTTCCGGCTGTGAACATCAGTGCAAAGGATGTTACAACAAAAGCACGTGGCGACTCGATTCTGGTTTTCCATTCACTCAAGAATTGGAAGACCATATCATTGAAAATCTCAATGATACGCGAATTAAACGCCGTGGCTTATCGCTTTCGGGCGGCGATCCATTGCATCCACAAAACCTTGATGGAATCTTGCATCTCGTACAGCGCGTACGCCATGAATGTGAGGGTAAGGATATCTGGATCTGGACAGGGTATGAGCTCGCCACACTCACTCCCGCTCAACGTCAAGTTGTCGATTTAATCGACGTGTTAGTTGATGGTAAATATGAAGAATCGCTGCGTGATCCTGCTTTGTTGTGGCGTGGTAGCAGCAACCAGATTATTCATGAGTTAAAATCCTAA
- the nrdD gene encoding anaerobic ribonucleoside-triphosphate reductase: MKPIVIKRDGSEAPFDRDRIQAAVESAADHITNDVAIYALNVALAVEEKCKGYDQVAIAEIQTMVENELMQGPFKTLARSYIEYRHDRDIAREKQSSLTKEIEGLIQESNADLLNENANKDGKVIPTQRDLLAGIVAKHYAKTHILPRDVVNAHEAGDIHYHDLDYAPFFPMFNCMLIDLKGMLTGGFKMGNAEIETPKSISTATAVTAQIIAQVASHIYGGTTINRIDEILAPYVKSSYDKHLKVALEWDIHDPNAFAEARTEKECFDAFQSLEYEVNTLHTANGQTPFVTLGFGLGTSWESRLIQESILKNRIAGLGKNHKTAVFPKLVFAIKAGLNQKPGEPNYDIKQLALDCASKRMYPDILSYDRVVDVTGSFKTPMGCRSFLNTYEENGELIHDGRNNLGVVSVNLPRVALKAKGDIKRFYSILDDTLKVARRALDTRIARLENVKARVAPILYMEGACGVRLKAEDSVAEIFKNGRASISLGYIGIHETINALFGQKHHIYDDAELRQVGVDIVQRLRDAVDMWKEETGYGFSLYATPSENLCNRFCRIDAKEFGVVEGVTDKGYYTNSFHLDVEKEVNPYDKIDFEMPYPTMSNGGFICYGEFPNMQRNIEALENVWDYAYDRVPYYGTNTPIDECYECGYTGEFDCTSKGFVCPKCGNHDPEKVSVIRRVCGYLGSPDARPFNLGKQEEVKRRVKHL, from the coding sequence GTGAAACCTATCGTAATCAAACGTGATGGATCAGAGGCCCCATTTGACCGGGATCGTATTCAAGCAGCCGTAGAAAGTGCTGCGGATCATATCACGAACGATGTCGCTATATACGCGTTAAATGTAGCGTTAGCAGTAGAAGAAAAATGCAAAGGTTACGATCAGGTCGCTATCGCCGAGATCCAAACAATGGTTGAAAATGAGCTAATGCAAGGCCCATTTAAAACTTTGGCTCGTTCTTATATTGAATACCGCCACGATCGCGATATCGCGCGTGAAAAACAGAGCTCTTTAACGAAAGAGATAGAAGGCTTAATACAAGAAAGCAACGCCGATTTATTGAATGAAAATGCCAATAAAGATGGAAAAGTGATCCCGACCCAACGTGACCTGTTAGCAGGAATTGTGGCAAAACATTATGCCAAAACGCATATCTTGCCACGTGACGTTGTAAACGCACATGAAGCAGGTGATATTCACTATCACGATTTAGATTATGCGCCATTCTTCCCGATGTTTAACTGTATGTTGATTGATCTAAAGGGAATGTTGACTGGCGGATTTAAAATGGGTAACGCCGAAATCGAAACGCCAAAATCGATTTCAACAGCAACAGCGGTGACAGCTCAAATCATTGCTCAGGTGGCAAGCCATATCTACGGTGGCACAACCATCAACCGCATTGATGAAATCTTAGCGCCTTATGTTAAATCAAGTTATGACAAGCATCTTAAAGTGGCTCTTGAGTGGGATATCCACGATCCGAATGCTTTTGCTGAAGCGCGCACTGAAAAAGAGTGTTTTGATGCGTTCCAATCTCTCGAATATGAAGTCAACACATTACATACTGCCAATGGTCAAACTCCATTTGTGACATTAGGCTTTGGGTTAGGCACATCTTGGGAATCTCGTTTAATTCAAGAATCTATCTTGAAAAACCGTATTGCTGGTTTGGGTAAAAACCATAAAACAGCTGTATTCCCTAAACTGGTGTTCGCGATTAAAGCTGGCTTAAACCAAAAACCGGGTGAGCCAAACTATGATATCAAACAGTTAGCCCTTGATTGTGCAAGCAAACGTATGTACCCAGATATTCTTAGCTACGATCGTGTCGTTGACGTAACGGGATCGTTCAAAACACCAATGGGCTGCCGCAGCTTCTTAAATACCTACGAAGAAAATGGTGAGTTGATCCATGATGGTCGTAATAATTTAGGGGTTGTCAGTGTCAATTTACCTCGTGTTGCTCTTAAAGCAAAAGGGGACATTAAGCGTTTCTACTCTATTTTAGACGACACACTAAAAGTGGCACGCCGAGCGCTGGATACTCGTATTGCTCGTTTAGAAAATGTAAAAGCTCGTGTTGCTCCGATCCTTTATATGGAAGGGGCATGTGGTGTCCGTTTAAAAGCAGAAGACTCGGTGGCTGAAATCTTCAAAAATGGCCGTGCTTCTATCTCATTAGGTTACATTGGGATTCACGAAACTATTAATGCGCTGTTTGGCCAAAAACACCATATTTACGATGATGCAGAGCTGCGCCAAGTGGGTGTTGATATTGTTCAGCGTTTACGTGATGCCGTCGATATGTGGAAAGAAGAAACCGGATATGGCTTTAGTTTGTACGCGACGCCAAGTGAAAACTTATGTAATCGTTTCTGTCGTATTGATGCAAAAGAATTTGGTGTGGTAGAAGGCGTGACTGACAAAGGTTATTACACAAATAGCTTCCACTTAGACGTAGAAAAAGAAGTTAACCCATACGATAAAATCGATTTTGAAATGCCGTATCCAACCATGTCGAACGGCGGGTTCATTTGCTATGGCGAATTTCCGAACATGCAGCGTAACATCGAAGCGTTAGAAAACGTTTGGGATTACGCTTATGATCGCGTGCCATATTACGGCACCAATACTCCTATCGATGAATGTTATGAATGTGGTTATACCGGAGAATTTGACTGCACCAGTAAGGGGTTTGTTTGCCCTAAATGTGGCAACCATGATCCTGAGAAAGTCTCCGTTATCCGCCGCGTATGTGGGTATTTAGGTAGCCCAGATGCACGACCATTTAACTTGGGTAAGCAAGAAGAAGTCAAACGTCGGGTAAAACACTTATAA
- a CDS encoding endonuclease/exonuclease/phosphatase family protein: MEKRTILTACLLYFGLSSVAYCGSTLALQTWNMQWLTTKQDTPGPKRNDLDYAAMRSFFTQHTPDVLAFQEVDNINALRKVISNHYQVIFSDRAQSRFASQHYSDINQYTGFAVRRGIPFSDPQDIELRDVNSNSNHYSKLRFATYIVLYPNSKQPIHLLSVHLKAGCSYRIHAYKTSCKRLIQQADSINLWITEKERNHQAYIVMGDFNHALALKRDAIWEEIKQGTKSRLLTQKVTSRCYARKSARSTKLIQYRTLIDHVVASPTLKALHIEQKRYTKKDVQRYQLSDHCPIQVTFQRKQ; encoded by the coding sequence ATGGAAAAGCGTACAATTTTAACCGCCTGCTTACTGTATTTTGGCTTGAGTTCTGTAGCTTATTGTGGTTCAACGCTCGCATTGCAAACTTGGAATATGCAGTGGTTAACCACAAAGCAAGATACCCCCGGCCCCAAACGCAATGACTTAGATTATGCGGCAATGCGTTCCTTTTTCACGCAACACACGCCTGATGTCCTGGCATTTCAAGAAGTCGATAACATAAACGCCTTAAGAAAAGTCATCTCCAATCATTATCAAGTGATATTTTCTGATCGTGCACAGAGCCGGTTTGCCTCACAACACTACTCCGACATTAATCAATACACTGGATTTGCCGTTCGCCGTGGTATTCCGTTTTCAGATCCACAAGATATTGAATTACGCGACGTGAACTCAAACAGTAACCACTACTCAAAACTGAGGTTTGCTACCTATATCGTACTTTATCCAAACTCTAAACAGCCGATTCACCTTCTTTCTGTCCATCTTAAGGCGGGATGTTCTTATCGCATCCACGCTTATAAAACAAGCTGTAAACGTTTGATACAGCAAGCTGATAGCATTAATCTGTGGATTACAGAAAAGGAAAGAAATCATCAGGCATATATTGTGATGGGAGATTTCAATCACGCCTTAGCCTTAAAGCGTGATGCGATATGGGAGGAGATAAAACAAGGAACCAAAAGCCGACTGCTCACACAGAAAGTGACAAGCCGTTGCTATGCGCGCAAAAGTGCCCGCTCAACCAAACTCATTCAATATCGAACTCTGATCGATCATGTCGTGGCAAGCCCAACTTTGAAAGCGCTCCATATTGAACAAAAGCGCTATACCAAAAAAGATGTTCAGCGTTATCAATTAAGTGACCACTGCCCAATTCAAGTCACGTTTCAGCGTAAACAGTGA
- a CDS encoding YeeE/YedE family protein: MRPILFGLSALFSGLLFGLGMAVSGMADPKKVIAFLDVFGTWDPSLIFVMGGALLVFMPGYFFIVKKRQQPVCAAKFNVPTSTLIDGRLLGGAAIFGAGWGLAGICPGPAIASITAGNPDIFYFIIAMVIALGVTHSIVERIDSRK, encoded by the coding sequence ATGCGTCCGATACTGTTTGGTTTATCAGCCTTATTTTCTGGCTTACTGTTTGGTTTAGGTATGGCCGTTTCAGGTATGGCTGATCCTAAAAAAGTGATCGCTTTTCTTGATGTGTTTGGCACTTGGGATCCAAGCTTAATCTTTGTGATGGGTGGCGCTCTGTTGGTCTTTATGCCCGGCTATTTTTTTATTGTTAAAAAGCGCCAGCAACCCGTGTGCGCCGCTAAATTTAACGTGCCGACAAGTACCCTCATTGATGGTCGTCTACTCGGTGGTGCGGCTATCTTTGGCGCTGGATGGGGATTAGCTGGTATATGTCCAGGTCCTGCCATCGCGAGTATTACGGCAGGTAACCCAGATATCTTCTATTTTATTATTGCCATGGTCATTGCTCTTGGGGTGACCCATTCGATTGTTGAGCGCATTGACAGCCGAAAATAA
- a CDS encoding YeeE/YedE family protein, producing MTTMYWWSFAGGVLLGISALLLLLMDGKIAGISGIVTRAIKPQKNDALWRYLFLFGLIVGGWLGLHSSVGRIPSVFGGSTILYITAGVLVGVGTRLGNGCTSGHGICGMGRLSVRSIAATCTFMLVGAVVVFIWQHLIGA from the coding sequence ATGACAACAATGTATTGGTGGTCATTTGCTGGTGGCGTTTTGCTCGGCATATCAGCACTTCTATTGCTTTTGATGGATGGCAAGATTGCGGGGATCAGTGGAATAGTCACCCGAGCGATTAAGCCACAAAAAAATGATGCGCTATGGCGTTATCTTTTCCTATTTGGCTTAATTGTTGGCGGTTGGCTTGGCCTGCATTCGTCGGTAGGACGAATTCCAAGCGTATTCGGGGGTAGTACCATACTCTATATTACTGCCGGCGTATTAGTTGGTGTTGGGACGCGACTAGGCAATGGTTGCACGAGTGGCCATGGTATTTGTGGTATGGGACGTTTATCCGTTCGTTCTATTGCTGCGACCTGCACATTTATGCTGGTTGGTGCTGTGGTGGTATTTATTTGGCAACACCTGATAGGAGCCTAA
- a CDS encoding ArsR/SmtB family transcription factor: MDSLAVDVATMRDSAEEVAELLRIMAHPERLMVLCQLTQGEVGVGQLQQHSALSQSAFSQHLTVLRKQRFIKARKESQLVFYSLADPRIATLIMNLQDLFCPTDDR, encoded by the coding sequence ATGGATTCATTAGCAGTAGATGTGGCTACGATGCGCGATAGCGCAGAAGAGGTTGCCGAGTTATTGAGAATAATGGCTCATCCTGAACGCTTAATGGTATTGTGCCAATTAACTCAAGGTGAAGTCGGGGTTGGTCAATTACAACAACACTCGGCGTTAAGCCAATCGGCTTTTTCTCAACATTTAACCGTGTTGCGTAAACAGAGATTTATCAAAGCACGTAAAGAATCTCAATTGGTTTTTTATTCTTTAGCTGATCCTCGCATTGCCACTTTGATAATGAACCTACAAGATTTGTTTTGTCCGACTGATGATCGATAG
- the def gene encoding peptide deformylase — translation MAVREIITIPDPRLKKVSKPVKDFDAVQGVINDLLDTLYSTSNGIGLAAPQIGAEEAVVVIDLSKERNDPLILVNPVVESGEDKVMGEEGCLSVPDYYEKVERFGKVVVKAQNRNGEAITVESDEFLAIAMQHEIDHLKGNLFIDYLSPLKRKMALKKVKKYEREMKKQHASAE, via the coding sequence ATGGCGGTTCGAGAAATAATTACGATTCCAGACCCAAGACTAAAAAAAGTATCAAAACCCGTTAAAGACTTTGATGCAGTGCAAGGCGTGATTAACGATTTGTTAGATACACTGTATTCAACCAGTAATGGCATCGGCCTTGCGGCACCACAAATCGGTGCAGAAGAAGCCGTTGTTGTCATTGATTTGTCTAAGGAACGTAATGATCCGCTAATCCTTGTTAACCCTGTGGTTGAAAGTGGTGAAGATAAGGTAATGGGTGAAGAAGGCTGTTTATCTGTGCCTGATTACTATGAGAAAGTGGAACGTTTTGGCAAAGTGGTTGTTAAAGCACAAAACCGTAATGGTGAGGCCATTACGGTGGAAAGCGATGAATTTTTGGCCATTGCGATGCAACATGAGATTGATCATCTTAAAGGTAATCTGTTTATTGATTATCTTTCTCCATTGAAGCGCAAAATGGCACTGAAGAAAGTTAAAAAATATGAGCGAGAAATGAAAAAACAGCACGCGAGCGCTGAGTAA
- a CDS encoding GNAT family N-acetyltransferase, producing the protein MRLVKVTSDNIHVYTNLAQAYEAEFSLIMGKKPDKNGLFPLDTQLGGDVMGYLCYIDDLPAGHAAIEHIARDHFDICDFYVAPVFRQQQTGRQFASLLFEMLRGKWEIKQVEGAEHATKFWRRVVNEYTAGHYSEDQYQCPRWGLVTRQCFDHKLP; encoded by the coding sequence ATGCGATTAGTTAAAGTCACGAGTGATAATATCCATGTATATACCAACCTAGCACAAGCGTATGAAGCTGAGTTTTCGTTAATTATGGGCAAAAAACCTGATAAAAATGGGCTTTTTCCTTTAGACACTCAGCTGGGTGGGGATGTCATGGGCTATCTTTGTTATATCGATGACTTACCTGCAGGCCACGCGGCTATTGAGCATATTGCTCGCGATCACTTTGATATTTGTGATTTTTATGTGGCTCCTGTTTTTCGTCAGCAACAAACAGGGCGGCAGTTTGCGTCATTATTGTTTGAAATGCTGCGTGGAAAGTGGGAAATAAAGCAGGTAGAAGGCGCTGAACATGCAACGAAATTTTGGCGTCGCGTCGTAAACGAGTATACTGCTGGCCATTACAGCGAAGACCAGTATCAATGCCCTCGTTGGGGGTTAGTGACTAGGCAATGTTTTGATCATAAGTTGCCGTGA